From Mucilaginibacter rubeus, a single genomic window includes:
- a CDS encoding dihydrofolate reductase family protein has protein sequence MRKLKLQIQISIDGFAAGPNGENDWVFLSGGDEAGLQKIVDLADSSDTLLLGSKLAKSGFMEHWQNVADNQPDGPQRTLGQLIVNMRKVVFSSTETAVNGANVEVENGDLATVVKALKNQAGKDILVYGGIDFVSSLISLNLIDEYFIFTCPVAIGSGLSIFKERKILKLESSVAYNNGKVLNKYLPV, from the coding sequence ATGAGAAAGTTAAAATTACAGATACAGATAAGCATTGATGGTTTTGCAGCCGGGCCAAACGGCGAAAACGACTGGGTATTTCTCTCCGGCGGAGATGAAGCCGGCCTTCAAAAAATAGTAGATCTGGCCGACAGCAGCGATACCCTTTTACTGGGAAGTAAGCTGGCCAAATCAGGATTCATGGAACACTGGCAAAATGTAGCCGATAATCAACCCGATGGCCCTCAGCGAACTTTAGGACAGTTGATTGTAAATATGCGTAAAGTTGTTTTCAGCAGTACAGAAACGGCCGTAAACGGTGCCAATGTAGAAGTTGAAAACGGAGACCTGGCCACCGTTGTAAAGGCACTCAAAAACCAGGCCGGCAAAGACATCCTGGTTTACGGGGGCATCGATTTTGTGAGCTCATTAATCAGCCTAAACCTTATCGACGAATATTTTATTTTCACATGCCCGGTTGCCATCGGAAGCGGACTATCCATATTTAAGGAGAGAAAGATTCTAAAATTGGAAAGCTCAGTAGCTTACAACAACGGGAAGGTGCTTAATAAATACCTACCGGTATAG
- a CDS encoding glycoside hydrolase family 32 protein — MNKVKLLCLGLITITGSAFAQEKGVPTPQWRPAYHFTPQNNWTNDPNGLIFLNGEFNLYYQHNPFENKWGHMSWGHATSKDLISWKHLPVAIPEVITKDTTTWIYSGSAVLDKNNTSGFGVNGKPPLVAIFTADQPKQKKESQFIAYSNDGGLSYKQYAKNPVIDLNMHDFRDPNVFWHEESKQWVMTVSMVDEHMVRFYGSKNLKDWTKLSDFGPAGFTKNGWECPSILPLVVDGNPANIKWVLFVSLGGEHGPLIQYFVGDFDGTTFKNINDNSKILKTDYGDAFYAAIAWRDAPQNKKILLGWLQNGRQETYPWKGQMSIPHDLSLKTTSEGLVLNQLPSVFVTKALPKYAKGKPVEKKNVTIGSSGLKLPGDGNAYWIDAEFDIKNAKRVGFNVVEKAGTDKKVVVGYDAEKQQLFVDCTGSEKNNKSPENLVQTAPMSITGGIVKIKVLVDRSSLEVFGNDGEKVISTMIYPDKEATGLSAFADGEAAIKNLKLWNLNNDVK; from the coding sequence ATGAATAAAGTTAAATTATTATGCCTGGGATTGATCACAATAACAGGCAGCGCTTTTGCCCAGGAAAAGGGTGTGCCAACGCCGCAATGGCGGCCGGCATATCACTTTACACCACAAAACAACTGGACAAATGATCCTAACGGCCTGATATTTTTAAATGGCGAATTCAATTTATATTACCAGCACAACCCTTTTGAAAACAAATGGGGACACATGAGCTGGGGCCATGCCACCAGTAAGGACCTGATCAGCTGGAAACATCTCCCTGTTGCCATTCCCGAAGTCATTACAAAAGATACCACTACGTGGATCTATTCGGGTTCGGCGGTATTGGATAAAAACAATACCAGTGGTTTTGGCGTAAACGGAAAACCTCCATTGGTAGCCATTTTTACTGCCGATCAGCCTAAACAGAAAAAAGAATCGCAATTTATTGCCTATAGTAACGATGGAGGCTTAAGTTATAAGCAATATGCTAAAAACCCGGTTATCGACCTGAATATGCATGATTTTCGTGATCCCAACGTTTTCTGGCATGAGGAGTCAAAGCAATGGGTAATGACCGTTTCAATGGTTGATGAGCATATGGTAAGGTTTTACGGCTCAAAAAACCTGAAAGATTGGACTAAGCTAAGCGATTTTGGTCCGGCGGGGTTTACTAAAAACGGCTGGGAATGCCCGTCTATACTTCCGTTGGTAGTTGATGGTAATCCGGCCAATATCAAGTGGGTACTTTTTGTATCGCTGGGAGGCGAGCATGGTCCGCTGATCCAATATTTTGTAGGCGATTTTGACGGTACAACTTTCAAGAACATTAACGATAACAGCAAAATTTTAAAAACGGATTATGGCGATGCTTTTTATGCCGCCATAGCCTGGCGTGATGCCCCTCAAAACAAAAAGATCCTGTTAGGCTGGCTGCAAAACGGAAGACAGGAAACTTACCCATGGAAAGGCCAGATGTCTATCCCGCATGACCTTTCTTTGAAAACTACAAGCGAAGGATTGGTACTTAATCAACTGCCATCGGTGTTTGTAACCAAAGCTTTGCCTAAATATGCTAAAGGTAAGCCGGTTGAAAAAAAGAATGTGACTATCGGTAGCTCCGGTCTGAAGCTTCCCGGCGATGGTAACGCCTATTGGATAGATGCGGAGTTTGATATTAAAAACGCCAAAAGAGTTGGATTTAATGTGGTTGAAAAAGCAGGTACCGATAAAAAGGTAGTAGTAGGCTATGATGCCGAAAAGCAACAACTTTTTGTTGATTGCACCGGCTCCGAAAAGAATAATAAATCGCCCGAAAACCTGGTGCAAACAGCTCCGATGAGTATAACCGGCGGAATTGTTAAGATCAAGGTCTTGGTTGACAGGTCTTCGCTGGAAGTATTTGGCAACGATGGTGAGAAAGTAATTTCAACAATGATCTACCCGGATAAAGAAGCGACAGGTTTATCGGCCTTTGCCGATGGCGAGGCGGCTATTAAAAACTTAAAATTGTGGAATTTGAATAACGATGTAAAGTAA
- a CDS encoding carbohydrate porin: MQKVFFTILTLLMISAGAMAQKADSTLSNPFSLHFQQTVITQYKPGFSALYTGLNSLSPGGETQTSITSTLFGAARLWRGATAVFNPELSGGSGLSKTTGIAGFPNGETFRVNSVAPAIYIARLYLTQRFEWGKEKDTVADDVNQPASVQSKRYFSVTAGKFGMADFFDGNTFSHDPRSQFMNWSLMDNGAWDYPANTRGYVLGLYTELGQLTWTLRFAFTLSVTEANSSTWDGKIGKANTQTLEFEKRYQVVNRPGVFRILTFMNNGKMGNYREAIRENPVTPVVDTTQRYGRHKYGFGINAEQYLSKDFGVFAKVSWNDGHTQIWYFTEIDRSLSFGGVLKGNLWKRPDDELALAFVANGLSSPHRDYLAAGGYGFIIGDGKLNYSSEMIAELYYKINAWQKKLWLSPDYQFVLHPAYNADRGPVHVLGIRAHVEF; encoded by the coding sequence ATGCAAAAAGTATTTTTTACAATCCTTACTTTATTAATGATCTCCGCCGGAGCGATGGCGCAAAAAGCTGATTCAACTTTGTCAAATCCTTTCAGCCTGCACTTTCAGCAAACGGTTATTACGCAGTATAAGCCCGGGTTCAGCGCATTGTATACCGGGCTCAATAGCCTTTCTCCAGGCGGCGAAACACAAACGTCTATTACATCTACCTTATTTGGCGCTGCACGCTTGTGGCGCGGCGCAACTGCGGTATTTAATCCGGAGTTGTCTGGTGGTTCTGGTCTGAGTAAAACCACTGGTATTGCAGGTTTTCCCAACGGCGAAACTTTTAGGGTGAACAGCGTTGCACCGGCCATTTATATTGCCCGTTTGTACCTTACACAGCGGTTTGAATGGGGAAAAGAAAAAGATACCGTTGCCGACGATGTGAACCAGCCGGCAAGTGTGCAAAGTAAACGTTACTTCTCGGTAACAGCAGGCAAATTTGGAATGGCCGACTTTTTTGACGGCAATACATTTAGTCATGATCCACGCAGCCAGTTCATGAACTGGTCGCTCATGGATAATGGGGCGTGGGACTACCCGGCTAACACCCGCGGATATGTATTGGGGCTGTATACCGAACTTGGGCAACTCACCTGGACACTACGGTTTGCTTTTACGTTGAGTGTAACAGAAGCCAATTCATCTACCTGGGATGGAAAAATCGGTAAAGCCAATACTCAGACTCTGGAGTTTGAAAAACGTTATCAGGTTGTAAATCGCCCAGGAGTATTTCGAATCTTAACATTTATGAACAATGGTAAAATGGGCAATTATCGTGAGGCCATCCGGGAAAATCCGGTTACGCCGGTAGTGGATACCACCCAGCGTTATGGCCGCCACAAATATGGATTTGGCATTAACGCCGAACAATATTTAAGTAAGGATTTTGGCGTATTTGCAAAGGTTAGCTGGAACGACGGGCATACACAAATCTGGTATTTTACCGAGATTGACCGCTCTTTGAGTTTTGGCGGTGTGCTGAAAGGGAACTTATGGAAACGCCCGGATGATGAACTGGCATTGGCCTTTGTGGCCAACGGGCTTTCGTCACCACACCGGGACTATCTGGCGGCCGGTGGTTATGGCTTCATCATTGGTGATGGAAAACTCAACTATTCGTCAGAAATGATCGCTGAACTTTACTATAAGATCAATGCCTGGCAGAAAAAGCTTTGGCTTTCGCCAGACTACCAGTTTGTACTGCACCCCGCTTATAATGCAGACAGAGGTCCGGTACATGTTTTAGGAATCCGGGCGCATGTGGAATTCTAA